Within the Mycobacterium gordonae genome, the region ATGCCCGAATCCCCATCGCCGCGCGACGCCGCCCACGGTCACCGTTTCCTGGTCCCCCGCGACAAGGTCGAGATGGGCTTGGTGCAAGCGGACGCGGCGTACGTATTCCATCGGCGTGCAGTCACGGTGTTTACGGAACATGTACTGCAAAGCCCGCGGAGTGACGTAGACCGCGCCCGCGATGTCGGTCAGCGAGATGTCGGTGTCGGCGTTGTCTTCGATGAACGCGATGGCGCGTCTGAGCAGGACCGGGGTGCTGTCGCGTCGGTCCTGGGCGATCGGCTCCAACTCCGCGGTGCTGGGGAAGGCGGCCAGCATGCTCGCCGCGACGTAACGCTGCGCGGCACTCACGACGAGCGGGTTCCGGCCCGCGTCCGGGTCCACAGCCACCGATTCGCGCACGTGGTCCAGCGCGGCGACCAACTGCGCGCCGGCAGCCGGGGATATCGGGACCGAGCCGGTGAGCCGCACCATGTCCCGGGGATCCGGCGAGTCGGCCGCGACGAGGCTGAGCAGATCCCGGTCCAGGGAATAGACGTCGGCATTCGTGTGGCGGCACATCCCGATCAGCGACTCGCCCGCGACGGCGCCGAAAGCCCCGACCTGACCCGCGCCGAATCCTTGGAAAGCACCCCGTTCGACGCGGGCGTCGATGCTGCCCGAATGGACTCGGACCAGCAGGATCCGCTCTGGGGGAACCATGGCGTAGCTGAAGGTGTAGTCGAAGTGGGCGACATCGACACTCGTCGACCCGACCATAGACCGCTGCAGCCGACTCCGGGTCGGTAGCCCGTGCTCACCCGCCGCCATCCGGATGCGCCCGAAGCTGGCGCTGACAACCTCCTCGGCCTCGCCGAGGTCGGTGGTGTCGAGTAGGACAGTGAACATTTGCGCGGGCTTTCAATAGCGACCACTACCGCGGCATCGTGTTGAACCGACAAGGCCCATTATCCAACAAGGGCCCTGCTAATCCAGCAAAACTGGCGACCTGGCCCGGTGTCGCTGGCGGCCGTCATCGACGATCGTTTGCATAGCGTGCCCTTTGGGGTCACCAGGACTGCTCCACCATCCGTCCGCGAGGCCCGGCCGCCCGACACGCGGGCGTGATCGTTCGAGGCCGCCTTGGCCGAGATCTCCGGCCCGCTCCTCGAATTCCTGGTCGGCGTGATCAGCAGGGCGAAAGAGGCGCAGCAGGTTACCGCGGACGCCGAATCCGGTGAAATCGGATTGTCCTTCCCCACTGGGCCTTTCGCCGGCTGGCCACCGAAAAGCACGACGGCGAGCGGTTACGCCGTTATGCGACAACGATTTCAAAGGAATAGAGACACGATGAATCGCTGCGGCATTGAGGGTTGCCGGGACTTCCTGGCCAGACGGACGGCGAAGCCGATCTGATCAACCGGCGACTGGCGAACCGGGAGCGGTTCTTTCACGACCTGAAGCCAACCCGGTGCCCTCGGCCCACCCCGCAGATCGCGCGAGACTTTCCTGCGAAATCTGCGCCGCCGCCGACCCGAATCCGGGTTCTTGCTGCGCTCACTTGCCAGCCTCGAGACGTGTGACCTAGGTCCCTAAAGCACGGGACCTGTGTCATCAGATCGGAAAGGCCCGCGATTACTCGGACGGGCGCGCGTAGCGTCTCGACATTGTCGTGAGGATTTTCCTCGGACTGGTCGCCCGCTCGTGATGGGGGTTAGCATGTCTTCTTCTCTGTTCGCCGCGCCCGACGAGTTTGCCGCAGCGTCTTCCAGCTTGACCAGCCTGGGGTCGTCGATCAGGGAGGCCCGCGCGGCAGCGCAGGGTTCGACGACGTGGATTGCGGCGGCTGCTGAGGATGAAGTCTCGGCGGCGGTCGCGACGTTGTTTGGTGGTTATGCCCAGCAGTTCCAATCGCTGGGTGCTCAGGTGTCGCTGTTTCATGACCAATTCGTGCAGGCGCTAAATGGCGGTGGGTTTTTGTATGCCACCACCGAGGCTGCCGCCGCGTCGCCGCTGCAAGCGGCCGCGGCGGCGGCTGCGGGGGTGCAAGACGCGATCAATGCGCCGGTCCAGCAGTTCACCGGGCGCCCGCTGTTCGGGCCAGGCACCAATGGGGCGCCGGGCACCGGGCAGGCCGGTGGGCCCGGTGGATGGTTGTGGGGCAACGGAGGCGATGGCGGGTCAGGCACGCCGGGTACAGTCGCCAGCCCCGCCGGCGGCAGTGGTGGCGCCGGTGGGTCGGCGTTCCTGTTCGGCACCGGTGGTCACGGCGGGTCCGGCGGGACCGCCTATTCGGGCAGCGGCGCGGTCGGCGGTACCGGAGGCAACGGGGGTGCTGGTGGGCTGCTGTTCGGCGGCGGCGGGGCCGGTGGTGTCGGTGGGCTGGGTGCGGCCGGTTCAGCAACAGCGGCGGCCGGCATGGGTGGTCATGGCGGGGCCGGCGGCACCAGCTATCAGCTGTGTGGAGCCGCCGGTGCCGGTGGTGCCGGTGGGCAGGGCGGACCCGGCTATAACCCGACCGCCGACCCGATGGCCGCGCCCGGTGCGGCTGCCGGCCGCGGCGGCCCGGGCGGGGTCGGTGGTGTCGGGGGCCACGCTGTCGGGCTGTTCGCGGCCGGCGGGGCCGGCGGTGTCGGCGGGGACGGTGGCATGGGTGGGACGGGCGCGCAGGGCGCCGCGGGCACGCAGTTCGCCAGCGCCGGTAGCGGCGGTATAGGCGGCGACGGCGGCACCGGTGGCGTCGGCGGAGCCGGTGGCTCGGGCGGATTCTTGGGGTCCGCTGGTGCCGCAGCTAGCGCCGGTGACGGCGGCAGGGGCGGCACCGGCGGGCTGGGCGGCGTCGGCACCTCGACGAGCGGGGGTGGGTCTGGCGGTACCGGCGGCAGGGGCGGCCTTTCTGGCGGCGTCGGTGGCACCGACGGTGCCGGCGGAGACGGCGGTCACGGCGGCAGCGGCGGGGCTGACGGTACGGGTGCGACCGCTGGCGCCGGCGGGGCCGGCGGCGCAGGCGCAGCAGCCACCAGCGGCGGGCCGGGCTACGGCGGTGGCGGCGGCGGTGGCGGCGGGGGCGCCAGGGTGGTGTCCACCGGCGGTGGCACGGCCAGCGGTAGCGCGATCGGCGGTGTCGGCGGCATCGGCGGCGCCGGTACCACCGTGGCGCCGGGCGGCGTTGGCGGTACCGGAGGCAACGCCACCCTCTTCGCCAGCGGGGCAGGCAGCTCCGTCACCGGAACTGCCACCGGCGGGGACGGCGGGGTCGGTGGAACCAGCTCCGCGACCGGCGGCCGCGGCGGCAACGCCAGCGTCAGCGCTAGCGCGGGTGGCACCGTCACTGGCACAGCCACCGGTGGCGTCGGGGGCGCGGGCACCAGTGGCAGCGGCGGCGCCGGCGGGAGCGGCTACCTATTTGCCAATTCAGGCGGCTCCGCCAGCGGGACCGCCAGCGGCGGCATCGGCGGCGCGGGCACCACCGGCGGCCGCGGCGGCAACGGAGGCGTCGCCCGGATCGGCGGTTATAACGGCGGCACCGCCACTGGAACGGCCACCGGCGGCCTCGGCGGTGCGGGCGCCACCAACGGCCGCGGCGGTTCCGGCGGCGGTGGCTACATCGCCGCCAGGGGCGCGGGCACCTCCGTCAGCGCCATCTCCACGGGCGGCGCCGGCGGCGCGGGCTCCACCGGCGGCATCGGCGGCTACGGAAGCTACAGCTCCATCAGAGGCTATTACGGCGGCGCCGTCACTGGCAGCACGGCGACGGGCGGCGGCGGTGGGGCGGGCCTCGGTGGCGGCCGCGGCGGCGTAGGGGGCGGCGGCACCCTCTTCGCTAATGGGGCGGGCAGCTCCGTCAGTAATAGCTCGGCAACCGGCGGGCTCGGCGGGGCCGGTACCGGCAGCGGCAACGGCGGCGCCGGAAGCCTCGGCCGAATCAATGCCGTCGGGGGTGGCACGGTCAGTGACAGCGCCACCAACGGCGGGGCCGGCGGTGCCGGCATTACCAACGGCAGCGGCGGCACTGGCGGGGAATCCGTCTTCCAGGCAAACGCCGGCGGCACCATCACCACCAGCACCGGCACCGGCGGCAACGGCGGTAGCGGCACCGGCTCAGGCAACACCGGCGGCAACGGCGGCTCCGCCGACCTCACGGTTCCCCCTCCCGCCGTCGTAACGGGAGACGTGATCATCGGTACACCCGGCGCGAATGTGCCGTGACAGATCGCCGATGATCGACGCCCCGCGTCACCAGCCCGGCATGGGCTCGTGGTTTGCCCTATGTCCATTGTCATGCGTGCCGGGACGCGAAACGCGCGAAGCAGCACTTCGCCTTGCGACAGAACAAACCTCACACGATCATCAGCCCGGGGGGAATCCCCTCCGGGTCGCGCCAGAAGGCGTCGTGGATGAAGCGGTCGAACAGGTCCGGCGGTAGCAACGTATCGCGCTGTTCAGCCTTGACCATGGGGCGCACGGTGTGCAGTCCGGGCGTGCCGGCGCGCTCGTCGAACTCGGTGACGTCGTATTGGACGTTGCTGAAGTCGTGGTCGAACACCGGCTCGCCGAGAAACGAGTAGACGGCCTGCATCGCCTTGGCCGGGTCGGTGCTCAGGGTTTCGTACTGCAGCAACAACAGTCGATCCCGTTGCGCGCCGTAGCAGGCCTGCTTGAGGGCATCGTAAGGGCCGCCGACCATGCCATCGGGCGCCACCACTTGTTGAGCGCGGCTATAGACCGTTCCGCCGGCACTGTAGTTGAAGATCGACGACGGGCTGAAGACGTTGCGTTGGATCAACCGCTCGATGCTGTCCACCACCCACTGCAGTTCACGCACGCAGGCAATCACTTTCGCATCGGGAAACAGTCTCGCAATCGCCGGCATCCACGCACACCAGCCGCGATTGGTGTCAAAGATCACCTCGGCGGTGGAGTCCGCATAGAAGTCGTCGAACAGCCCGCGCAGGATGCGCTCGCGCTTGGCGTCATCGATGAACACCGAGAACTCGTTGCGCCCGCTCATCTCGTCGAGCAGGGCACCGAACAGGCCCGCCAACGGACCCGACATTCCCGCCTGGAACCGCGGGTTCTGGCGTAGCAACGCGGCTAGCAGCGTCGAACCCGAACGCGGCAGACCCGAGATGAAATGAATGGCTTTCACGGCACACCCCTGACCTCAATTCCGCGCCATGAAATACCCGGCGGACGTCTACCCCGTGTAACGCCGTCATATTAACCGATCGCAAATTCCTTTATCGGCGATCGCACAGGAACGCGGCCGCCTGTCCAAGCTCATCACCCCGGCTTCTGGGAACACTGGATCGGAACAATCGCCCGGTCGAGGCCCCCAGCCGCCGCGGCGGCCGCCAGCCGCTACACCTGGAATACCTCGTTGGCAAAGTAGGACTATGCGGGCAGCGATGTCTCGCACTGGTGGAGGTACTGGTGACTGGTGGAGGCATTGGGAGGAACTCGACCGTCGGAGACAAATCGGATCCGGATAAGACATCCCTTAGCGGGAAGGGCATTGCGAGTGCTGCTAAATGCCTGCCTGGGCGTAAACGTTCTTGTGAATCGTTTCGCAGATGTCCTCGAGCGGAAGGTCATTCGCGTCATCGCCGAAGGGGCTTTCAATCTCGACGCCGATTTCCTCGATGCCGAAGAATGTGTAAGCGATGATCAGGACGTCGACAATTGTGGTCCAGCCGAAGGTGTCGACCATGGCGAACGGGAGGGTGAAGCAATAGAGCACAAGGGCCCGGCGCAGGTGAACGGCGTAGGCGAAGGGCATCGGCGTTTTGTGAATTCGTTCGCAGCCGCCGAGGTAGTCGACCAGGAGCTGAATGTTCTGGTCCATCGACGTGAGCATGATGTCAGAGATCAGGCCGCGCTCGCGGGCCTCCCGGAGGCAGTCGGACATGTTGCCGGCGACAGCGAGAGCGGGATGTTGGGCGTCGATCGCCTTCTGCGCCTCGGCGGGCGGAAGTTCGGTGATTTGCGGTCCGAGGCCTTCGGTACCGCGCAGGCGGTGCATGGCCGCCCAGGCAAAGGCAGCTGTCCATCGAGTGAGTCGGGCGACCAGCGCCGGATCCCCCTTGATGTACACGCTGGCGCTCCGGACGAGGTTCCGTGTTTCATTCACGATCCCTCCCCATAGTTTGCGCCCCTCCCAGAAACGGTCATAGCTGGAGCTGGTGCGGAAAACCAGAAGGAGACCAAGGGCGAGGCCCATTAGTGTGTGCAGCTGGATGGGCATGCCGACCGGCGCGACATAGTTGTGAAAGGCCACGACCGCCGCCGACCAGGCGACGCATAGGGAGACTCGGCCGATGATCTCCCGGACCAGCGAGCCGCGGATGTCAAAAAAGTGGTCCAGCCATTTGTGCGAATCGTATTGGATCATAATTAATTTCGCGTAGTTGGGTTAGATGGGCTCAACGGGCGCGGGCTTCTTCGTGAGAGCTTCGTGGCGACGGCCATGCCAAGTTTCAAACTGCGAATCATGCCCCTGCCGCACCACCGCCGGATGGATGAAGCTCGCGCCATCACCAGGGAACGCTACACAATCGCCACACCATCGACCCCACCACGACTACCGGCCCAACCAAAACGAAACCCCGGCCGATGGCCGGGGAATCTGTAACCGGTGACGCGACTCATCACACTGGTGGAGCTAAGGGGATTCGAACCCCTGACCTACTCGATGCGAACGAGTCGCGCTACCAACTGCGCCATAGCCCCTGATCGCTAAGCAGGCTACCAGCCGCGGTCGCGATGCAACGAACCGCGACTACTGTCCGACAGCGCGCGGCAGGTCGCGAGGCCAACCGTAGTTGCGCATCGGCACCGCATAGTCCAGGTGCTCGAAAATCGGGTCCTCGTCGTCGATCTCCAAGACCACCGCGCCCGGGCGACGCAACCGCGAGGGAACCAGGTCGTATTCGCGGTCCTGGGTGTTCTCCACGCCCAGCCGGCTGCGCGCCATCCGCTGCATCCGGCGCCGGCGCACCTTCTCCTCGATCTTGGTCTGCCGCCGCAGGTAGAACAGGTACATCAAGGTGACTGTGGTCGCAAACGCGCACAGCCACCACGCCGTCGGCGTTACCTCGAAGGCGGCGATCGCCGACCCGACCAGCACAACCGCCATCGCCACCAGCACCCGCTTACGGAACGTGTACTTGCGGGCGCTGACCGCCGCGGCGGTCTTGTTGTCGAACCGGAGGCGCCGGTTGACACCGACCGGGTAGACCGGTGGCGCGGCGTCCATCTCGTCGTCGTCTTCCTCGGGCTCCAACCCGGAGGAGTCCTCGACGTACTCGTACTCGTCATCAGCAAGGTCGTCGTGCTCGACATCGTGCTCGTCGATTGCCTCGGGCTCGACCGCAAGCAGCGCCGGCCCCTGAGACTGTGCCGCGCTGGCACCCACCGGCAGCGCAGGCGCGTTCTCGTCGATCACGTCGACGTCGAGGTAGTCGGGCTCGGCGTCGGCGGCCTCGGCCACCTGATCGGCCCGTGCCATCGCGGTGACGGCCGATCGCTGGGAAATCAATTCGTCGGTGTCGGCGTCGTCGGCCGCGTGATCGGTGTCAGCGTCGGCGAAGGCGCCGTCGATCGGCTCGGTGTCCCAGTCTTCCTCGGGCTTCCAGTCGGGGTCGCTGCGGTGACCGGCCGCCGGACCGGTCCGCTTGAGCAGGCGGGCACCGGCACCGCCATTGAGCACTCTGGTCGCCAGGGCCAGGTCGCTGGTGCGCCGGACCGCGTCGCGCTTGCTGATCAGCATCGGCACCAGCACGAACAACCACAGCACCACAAGCGAGATCCACAACAACGATTGCGGGATGCTTGGCATGATGACCTGCTCTCTTCGGTTGCGATCCCCGCGAGGCCTGATCGTTGACCTGCGTGGCCGGGTCGCTGCGACCAGGGCAATTACACACCTGTAATTTGCCTCTTTCAAGCATCACACGCCACATATGTCACGCTAGCCACATTTTTATTTCGGTTGGGTGCGCGCCCTATGTGTGCAGGCATCGAGATTGCCGTCACGGTCGCCATCAGCGCCCGATCACAGCCCTGACCGCCATCTCGGCGGAACATGGGGCAAAAAGTCAGAGCCAGCTGGCACGACCGGCCCGCACCAGCGTCGATGCCACCGATCCGTAAACCTCTTCCACGGTCAGCGCCACCAGCAGGTGGTCGCGCCAGCCGCGGTCGACTTCCAGATACCGCCGCAGCAGGCCCTCTTCGCGGAAGCCTGCTTTCGCCAGCACAGCGCGGCTGGCGGCATTCTCCGGGCGGACGGTGGCCTCGACCCGGTGCAGCATCACCGGGCCGAAGCAGTGGTCGAGCCCCAAGGCGACCGCACCCGTGGCCACCCCGCCGCCGGTGTGCTCACTGGACACCCAGTAGCCGATCCACGCCGACCGCAACGCACCGTGCGTGACATTGCCGATGGTGAGCTGCCCGCAGAACTGCCCGTCCAACTCGATCACGTAGGGCAGCATCCGCCCCTTGCGCGCCTCGGCGCGCAGCCCCGAGCACACCGCCGGCCACGCAGCCACGGAGTGACGCACCGACCAGTCACCATCCGTACTGGGCTCCCACGGCTCCAACTTCGCACGGTCGGCCAGCCGGATCCGGCTCCACTGCGCGCCATCGCGCATGCGCACCGGCCGCAACCGGATCACCCCGGCCGCGACTCGCAGCGGTCCCATGCTCAGCGGCCAGCCAGGATGGCGGGAATTGGATCGCAACAGGTTCACGGGCCCCGCCGCGATCAGCCGTGCTGAGCCAGGAAGGCGACGTCGACGATTTCGCCGGTACGGATCTGCTCGGCCCCACTGGGTACCACGACCAGACAGTTCGCCTCGGCAAGTGTGGCCAGCAGATGCGAGGACGCTCCCGGCGCTCCACCCAACGCCTGCACCAGATACTCGCCGCTCTCCTGATCGCGCATCAGCTGCCCGCGGAGAAACCCTTTGCGACCAGCCACCGAGGTGATCGGCGACAGGGTGCGGGCCTGCACGATGCGGCGCATCGGATGCCGCTTGCCCAGGGACAGCCGGATCAGCGGCCGCACCATCACCTCGAAGACCACCAAGGCGCTGACCGGGTTGGCCGGCAACAGAAACGTCGGCACGCCGTCGCGGCCGAGCTGACCGAAGCCCTGCACCGAACCCGGATGCATGGCCACCCGCACAACCTCCATGTCACCGAGTTCAGACAGCACGGCACGGACGGCCTCTGCTGCCGCACCGCCCACCCCGCCGGCGATCACTAGCACTTCGGCCCGGTTGAGCTGGCCCTCGACGATCTCGCCGAGTTCCTTCGGGTTGTTGCTGACGATCCCGACGCGGTTGACCTCGGCCCCGGCATCGCGTGCCGCCGCCGCCAGCGCGTAGGAGTTCACGTCGTAGACCTGACCGTTGCCGGGACTGCGGGAAATGTCGACCAGCTCGCCGCCGACCGCCATCACCGACACCCGCGGGCGCGGATGCACCAGCACGCGTTCGCGGCCGACCGCCGCCAACAGCCCCACCTGCGCGGGGCCGATGATCGTCCCGGACCGTACCGCCACATCCCCCGGTTGCACGTCGTCACCGGCGCGTCGCACATAGGCACCCGAGGGCGCCCCACGCAGAATCCGAACCCGGTTCATTCCGCCGTCGGTCCAGCGCAGCGGCAGCACGGCGTCCGCGAGGGTCGGCAGCGGCGCACCGGTCTGCACGCGAGCCGCCTGCTTCGGCTGCAGCCGGCTCGGAGTCCGTGTACCGGCCTCGATGGTCCCCATCACCGGCAGGGTGACCACCTCGCGAACCCCGGCGACGCCGTCGTCGCCGACGGCCTCCAGGGGCCCCGAATCACCGACCCCGAGCACGTCGACGCTGCGCACCGCGTATCCGTCGATGGCGGCCTGGTCGAAACCGGGGAGCGGGCGCTCGGTCACGACCTCTTCGGCGCACAGCAGCCCCTGGGCCTCGGCGATCGCAACTTTGATGGGCCTGGGGGCCACCGCCGCTGCCGATATCCGTGCCTGTTGCTCCTCCACAGAACGCACAGTGCGCCTTCCCGCCGTCCAGCCAGGCGAACTGAGCCGCCGGCTACTGTTCGGTCAGGCCCAATCGCGCCACCAACCACCGCCGCAGTTCCGGGCCGTAGTCGTCACGATCCAATGCAAAGTCAACCGCAGCCTTGAGGTAGCCGCCGGGATTTCCCAAGTCGTGTCGGGATCCGCGATGCACGACGACGTGGACCGGATGGCCCTCGGAGATCAGCAGCGCGATGGCATCGGTGAGCTGCACTTCTCCCCCGGCGCCGCGTTCGATGCGGCGCAGGGCGTCGAAAATCGCGCGGTCCAGCACGTAGCGTCCGGCGGCCGCGAACAGCGACGGCGCGTCTGCGGCCTTGGGCTTTTCGACCATGCCCTTGACGCGCAGCACGTCCTGGTTGTCGCCACCGGGAATCGATTCGACATCGAAAACGCCGTAGGCGCTGATCTCGTCGGCCGACACCTCGATGGCGCACAGCACCGTGCCACCGTGCTCGGCCCGCACCTGCGCCATCGTCTCCAACACGCCGGTGGGCAGCACCAGGTCGTCGGGCAGCAGCACCATCACCGCGTCCTCGTCGGCCGCCAGGGTCGGCTCCACACAACTGATCGCGTGGCCCAGTCCCAGCGGTTCGGCCTGCACGACGGACTCGACCTTGATCAGTGCTGGAGCGCGCCGGACCTTGGCCAGCATCGCCTTCTTGCCACGGGCTTCCAGGGTGCCCTCGAGCACCAGGTCCTCGACGAAGTGCGCGACGACGCCATCTTTGCCCTCGGAAGTAATGATCACCAGACGTTCGGCGCCGGCGTCGGCGGCTTCGGCGGCCACTAGCTCGATTCCGGGGGTGTCGACGACGGGCAGCAACTCCTTGGGCACTGTCTTCGTCGCGGGAAGAAAACGGGTGCCCAGGCCGGCGGCGGGGACGATCGCCGTAAACGGGATCGGGATCTCTGGTCGTGACATCGGTTCTCACCATAGCCTTATCGGCCGCGTACAAACCTGCTGGCGGGGAGAACGCGCGGGTCGCCGGGGGTCTGACATGGTTGATGCCATGGTTACCGCGAGCAAGTGGGCCTGGCGGCGACAGATCAAGGCGGCGCGGCGCCTGGTCTCCGACGAACAACACCGCGCCGAAGCACGGATGCTTCACAACCACCTCGAAATGGCGGTAACCCCAGGTAGCACCGTGTGCGCATATGTCCCGGTGGGTTCGGAGCCGGGCACCGCGGACATGCTCGATGAACTGCTGCTCTACGCGGACCGGGTGCTGCTGCCGGTGGCGCGCACCACGCACGACGACACCCCGCTGCCGTTGCGGTGGGGCGAGTATCGCCCCGGGGAGCTCGCGACCGGGCTGTGGGGCCTGCAGGAACCGCCCCAACCGTGGTTGCCGGAATCCGCCCTGGCCGATGCCGAGCTGGTACTGCTTCCGGCGCTCGCGGTCGACCGCCGAGGGGTGCGGCTGGGCCGGGGCGGCGGCTTCTATGACCGCTCGCTGGCTGCCCGCGCCCCCCGATCGCGTCTGGTGGCGGTCGTGCGGGACACCGAATTGGTCGACCAGTTGCCCTCGGAGCCGCATGACGTGCTCATGACGCATGCGCTCACCCCGGAACGCGGGCTGGTTGCGCTGGCCGACCCGGGAATGATCGCCATCACGTGGCGGTTCTAGCACTTGAAACGGTAGAGTGCTAATTCAGACTTGACATCATCCGGAGGTTTTTGTGCCGACGTACAGCTACCTGTGCACCGAATGCGGAGACCGCTTCGACAAAGTGCAGGCGTTCACCGACGACGCGCTGACCACCTGTGAGAAGTGCTCGGGTCGCCTGCGCAAGCTGTTCAACTCGGTAGGGGTGGTGTTCAAAGGCAGCGGCTTCTACCGCACCGACAGCCGTGAGGCTGGCAAAAAGGACGAGAGTTCGTCGAAAGGCTCGTCTGCTGCGAGCAATTCGGGCCCGAGTTCGGGCTCCAGTGAAAGCAAGTCGTCTGGGTCGACCGAAAAGGCTTCCAGCAGCGCAACTGCCTCTACCGCGACCGCGGCCAGTTAGCGCCTATCCACGTTCACCTCACGCCGGCGATTATCCACAGGCCAACTCGCACCACTACTGACCGGACGTCCCCCCGCGCT harbors:
- a CDS encoding helix-turn-helix transcriptional regulator; translation: MFTVLLDTTDLGEAEEVVSASFGRIRMAAGEHGLPTRSRLQRSMVGSTSVDVAHFDYTFSYAMVPPERILLVRVHSGSIDARVERGAFQGFGAGQVGAFGAVAGESLIGMCRHTNADVYSLDRDLLSLVAADSPDPRDMVRLTGSVPISPAAGAQLVAALDHVRESVAVDPDAGRNPLVVSAAQRYVAASMLAAFPSTAELEPIAQDRRDSTPVLLRRAIAFIEDNADTDISLTDIAGAVYVTPRALQYMFRKHRDCTPMEYVRRVRLHQAHLDLVAGDQETVTVGGVARRWGFGHLGRFAVYYRQHYGESPHVTLRG
- a CDS encoding PE family protein → MSSSLFAAPDEFAAASSSLTSLGSSIREARAAAQGSTTWIAAAAEDEVSAAVATLFGGYAQQFQSLGAQVSLFHDQFVQALNGGGFLYATTEAAAASPLQAAAAAAAGVQDAINAPVQQFTGRPLFGPGTNGAPGTGQAGGPGGWLWGNGGDGGSGTPGTVASPAGGSGGAGGSAFLFGTGGHGGSGGTAYSGSGAVGGTGGNGGAGGLLFGGGGAGGVGGLGAAGSATAAAGMGGHGGAGGTSYQLCGAAGAGGAGGQGGPGYNPTADPMAAPGAAAGRGGPGGVGGVGGHAVGLFAAGGAGGVGGDGGMGGTGAQGAAGTQFASAGSGGIGGDGGTGGVGGAGGSGGFLGSAGAAASAGDGGRGGTGGLGGVGTSTSGGGSGGTGGRGGLSGGVGGTDGAGGDGGHGGSGGADGTGATAGAGGAGGAGAAATSGGPGYGGGGGGGGGGARVVSTGGGTASGSAIGGVGGIGGAGTTVAPGGVGGTGGNATLFASGAGSSVTGTATGGDGGVGGTSSATGGRGGNASVSASAGGTVTGTATGGVGGAGTSGSGGAGGSGYLFANSGGSASGTASGGIGGAGTTGGRGGNGGVARIGGYNGGTATGTATGGLGGAGATNGRGGSGGGGYIAARGAGTSVSAISTGGAGGAGSTGGIGGYGSYSSIRGYYGGAVTGSTATGGGGGAGLGGGRGGVGGGGTLFANGAGSSVSNSSATGGLGGAGTGSGNGGAGSLGRINAVGGGTVSDSATNGGAGGAGITNGSGGTGGESVFQANAGGTITTSTGTGGNGGSGTGSGNTGGNGGSADLTVPPPAVVTGDVIIGTPGANVP
- a CDS encoding sulfotransferase family protein, translated to MKAIHFISGLPRSGSTLLAALLRQNPRFQAGMSGPLAGLFGALLDEMSGRNEFSVFIDDAKRERILRGLFDDFYADSTAEVIFDTNRGWCAWMPAIARLFPDAKVIACVRELQWVVDSIERLIQRNVFSPSSIFNYSAGGTVYSRAQQVVAPDGMVGGPYDALKQACYGAQRDRLLLLQYETLSTDPAKAMQAVYSFLGEPVFDHDFSNVQYDVTEFDERAGTPGLHTVRPMVKAEQRDTLLPPDLFDRFIHDAFWRDPEGIPPGLMIV
- a CDS encoding bestrophin family protein; translation: MIQYDSHKWLDHFFDIRGSLVREIIGRVSLCVAWSAAVVAFHNYVAPVGMPIQLHTLMGLALGLLLVFRTSSSYDRFWEGRKLWGGIVNETRNLVRSASVYIKGDPALVARLTRWTAAFAWAAMHRLRGTEGLGPQITELPPAEAQKAIDAQHPALAVAGNMSDCLREARERGLISDIMLTSMDQNIQLLVDYLGGCERIHKTPMPFAYAVHLRRALVLYCFTLPFAMVDTFGWTTIVDVLIIAYTFFGIEEIGVEIESPFGDDANDLPLEDICETIHKNVYAQAGI
- the sepX gene encoding divisome protein SepX/GlpR is translated as MPSIPQSLLWISLVVLWLFVLVPMLISKRDAVRRTSDLALATRVLNGGAGARLLKRTGPAAGHRSDPDWKPEEDWDTEPIDGAFADADTDHAADDADTDELISQRSAVTAMARADQVAEAADAEPDYLDVDVIDENAPALPVGASAAQSQGPALLAVEPEAIDEHDVEHDDLADDEYEYVEDSSGLEPEEDDDEMDAAPPVYPVGVNRRLRFDNKTAAAVSARKYTFRKRVLVAMAVVLVGSAIAAFEVTPTAWWLCAFATTVTLMYLFYLRRQTKIEEKVRRRRMQRMARSRLGVENTQDREYDLVPSRLRRPGAVVLEIDDEDPIFEHLDYAVPMRNYGWPRDLPRAVGQ
- a CDS encoding GNAT family N-acetyltransferase, whose translation is MNLLRSNSRHPGWPLSMGPLRVAAGVIRLRPVRMRDGAQWSRIRLADRAKLEPWEPSTDGDWSVRHSVAAWPAVCSGLRAEARKGRMLPYVIELDGQFCGQLTIGNVTHGALRSAWIGYWVSSEHTGGGVATGAVALGLDHCFGPVMLHRVEATVRPENAASRAVLAKAGFREEGLLRRYLEVDRGWRDHLLVALTVEEVYGSVASTLVRAGRASWL
- the glp gene encoding molybdotransferase-like divisome protein Glp — its product is MRSVEEQQARISAAAVAPRPIKVAIAEAQGLLCAEEVVTERPLPGFDQAAIDGYAVRSVDVLGVGDSGPLEAVGDDGVAGVREVVTLPVMGTIEAGTRTPSRLQPKQAARVQTGAPLPTLADAVLPLRWTDGGMNRVRILRGAPSGAYVRRAGDDVQPGDVAVRSGTIIGPAQVGLLAAVGRERVLVHPRPRVSVMAVGGELVDISRSPGNGQVYDVNSYALAAAARDAGAEVNRVGIVSNNPKELGEIVEGQLNRAEVLVIAGGVGGAAAEAVRAVLSELGDMEVVRVAMHPGSVQGFGQLGRDGVPTFLLPANPVSALVVFEVMVRPLIRLSLGKRHPMRRIVQARTLSPITSVAGRKGFLRGQLMRDQESGEYLVQALGGAPGASSHLLATLAEANCLVVVPSGAEQIRTGEIVDVAFLAQHG
- a CDS encoding UTP--glucose-1-phosphate uridylyltransferase; the encoded protein is MSRPEIPIPFTAIVPAAGLGTRFLPATKTVPKELLPVVDTPGIELVAAEAADAGAERLVIITSEGKDGVVAHFVEDLVLEGTLEARGKKAMLAKVRRAPALIKVESVVQAEPLGLGHAISCVEPTLAADEDAVMVLLPDDLVLPTGVLETMAQVRAEHGGTVLCAIEVSADEISAYGVFDVESIPGGDNQDVLRVKGMVEKPKAADAPSLFAAAGRYVLDRAIFDALRRIERGAGGEVQLTDAIALLISEGHPVHVVVHRGSRHDLGNPGGYLKAAVDFALDRDDYGPELRRWLVARLGLTEQ
- a CDS encoding 5-formyltetrahydrofolate cyclo-ligase; the encoded protein is MVTASKWAWRRQIKAARRLVSDEQHRAEARMLHNHLEMAVTPGSTVCAYVPVGSEPGTADMLDELLLYADRVLLPVARTTHDDTPLPLRWGEYRPGELATGLWGLQEPPQPWLPESALADAELVLLPALAVDRRGVRLGRGGGFYDRSLAARAPRSRLVAVVRDTELVDQLPSEPHDVLMTHALTPERGLVALADPGMIAITWRF
- a CDS encoding FmdB family zinc ribbon protein, which encodes MPTYSYLCTECGDRFDKVQAFTDDALTTCEKCSGRLRKLFNSVGVVFKGSGFYRTDSREAGKKDESSSKGSSAASNSGPSSGSSESKSSGSTEKASSSATASTATAAS